Proteins found in one Lutimonas zeaxanthinifaciens genomic segment:
- a CDS encoding threonine aldolase family protein: protein MKKTEINLISDTITRPTREMLSFMMDAEVGDDVFHSDPTVIELQKKIAALFGTESALFFPSGTMANQTAIKLHTQPSDQLICDKYSHVYNYESGGASFHSGVSCKLIDGHRGMFKADQLEGMIHDPDKYYLPMTRLVVVENTTNKGGGACWDYKELVRIKKVCDENNLSYHLDGARIFNALVAKNEDPKLYGKLFDTISVCLSKGLGAPIGSLLLSSEENIDRAIRIRKLFGGGMRQVGYLAAAGIYALDHHVDRLKDDHRRAAMIGKALEKSSWVDKVEPIETNIVIFQLKEGLDENTFIELLETHDIKMISMGEGKLRVVTHLDFNDAMLDQVLEVLKNIDS from the coding sequence ATGAAAAAGACAGAAATTAATCTGATTAGCGATACCATTACCAGACCAACAAGAGAGATGCTTTCCTTTATGATGGACGCCGAAGTAGGGGATGATGTATTTCATTCTGATCCAACCGTGATCGAACTTCAGAAGAAGATTGCGGCACTTTTTGGTACTGAATCGGCTTTGTTTTTCCCCTCGGGCACCATGGCCAATCAAACGGCGATTAAGTTGCATACGCAGCCCTCAGATCAGCTTATCTGCGATAAATACTCACATGTGTACAACTACGAAAGTGGTGGAGCCTCATTTCATTCTGGAGTATCCTGTAAATTGATCGATGGGCACAGAGGAATGTTCAAAGCTGACCAGCTGGAGGGAATGATTCATGACCCGGATAAGTATTATCTGCCTATGACTCGTTTGGTTGTTGTTGAGAATACAACAAATAAAGGCGGAGGAGCCTGCTGGGATTATAAGGAACTGGTCAGAATCAAGAAGGTTTGCGACGAAAATAATTTATCGTATCACCTTGACGGAGCACGAATTTTTAATGCTCTGGTTGCTAAAAATGAAGATCCGAAATTATATGGAAAATTGTTTGATACGATTTCAGTCTGTCTGTCAAAAGGACTTGGAGCCCCGATTGGTTCCCTGCTTTTGTCGAGTGAAGAAAATATTGATCGGGCCATTCGAATCAGAAAACTTTTTGGCGGAGGCATGAGGCAGGTAGGATACCTGGCGGCTGCCGGTATTTATGCTCTGGATCATCATGTTGATCGGTTAAAAGATGATCATCGTCGCGCTGCCATGATCGGAAAGGCACTTGAAAAGTCAAGCTGGGTCGACAAAGTTGAACCGATTGAAACGAATATTGTTATTTTTCAGTTAAAGGAGGGGCTTGATGAAAATACTTTTATTGAACTGCTGGAAACGCATGATATCAAAATGATTTCCATGGGAGAAGGAAAGCTCAGGGTGGTAACGCATTTGGATTTTAATGATGCCATGCTCGATCAGGTATTGGAGGTTTTAAAAAATATAGATTCCTGA
- the msrA gene encoding peptide-methionine (S)-S-oxide reductase MsrA, translated as MNEKLATATFGNGCFWCTEAIFQQLKGVTSVLPGYTGGSVKNPSYREVCTGTTGHAEAIQIKYDPDVISYRELLDIFFYTHDPTTLNRQGGDVGTQYRSAIFYHDEQQKEDAETIIAQLTEEGVYDDPIVTEVTVAQVFYEAEDYHKNYYNNNKNQGYCRAVINPKLDKFLKKYGAKTK; from the coding sequence ATGAACGAAAAATTAGCAACGGCGACTTTTGGAAATGGATGTTTTTGGTGTACAGAAGCTATTTTTCAACAACTGAAGGGGGTGACCTCAGTACTTCCTGGATATACAGGAGGGTCGGTCAAGAACCCAAGTTACAGAGAGGTTTGTACCGGAACTACCGGACATGCTGAAGCAATTCAAATCAAATACGATCCTGACGTGATCAGTTACAGAGAATTACTTGATATCTTTTTTTACACACATGATCCAACAACATTGAACCGACAGGGTGGAGATGTTGGTACTCAGTACAGGTCTGCGATTTTTTACCATGATGAGCAGCAAAAAGAAGATGCTGAGACAATCATTGCACAATTAACAGAAGAAGGGGTTTATGATGACCCCATTGTCACGGAAGTGACTGTAGCTCAAGTATTTTATGAGGCTGAAGATTACCATAAGAATTATTACAACAATAATAAAAATCAGGGATATTGCAGAGCTGTAATCAATCCAAAGCTGGATAAATTCTTGAAGAAATACGGTGCCAAAACGAAATAG
- the hemN gene encoding oxygen-independent coproporphyrinogen III oxidase has translation MNKELIQKYNIPGPRYTSYPTVPFWDKEGIMLEDWKETVVRAFKESNEKEGVSLYIHLPFCENLCTFCACHKRITKRHSVEEPYIDTVLKEWDLYCDLLDEKPLIREIHLGGGTPTFFSSKNLRKLIDGIFKRADKFEEFEFSYEAHPNHTSEEQLRTLYELGSRRNSFGIQDYDPVVQKAINRVQSFEQIERIHRLSQEVGYTSISHDLVFGLPFQTEDSIRNTIKNTIALKPDRIAYYSYAHVPWIKGVGQRGFDENDLPKDKEKRHLYELGKQLFFDAGYVEIGMDHFALPTDSLHKAMTSHKLHRNFMGYTAGKTELMIGLGMSSISDSWYAFAQNEKSVEAYTERVNQGQIPIFRGHLLTPEDLIIRKHILNLMCNLETEWNVGLDASIKDQILERLSEIFEDGLIKLEGNKLIVEEKGRMFVRNICMAFDLRLINNKPDTRIFSMTI, from the coding sequence ATGAACAAAGAGCTCATACAAAAATACAATATACCAGGTCCCAGATACACAAGTTATCCAACGGTGCCTTTTTGGGACAAAGAAGGAATCATGCTTGAAGACTGGAAGGAAACCGTGGTAAGAGCCTTTAAAGAGAGTAATGAAAAAGAAGGTGTCAGTTTATACATTCACCTTCCTTTTTGCGAGAATTTATGTACATTTTGTGCTTGTCATAAAAGAATTACAAAACGGCACAGTGTTGAAGAGCCTTATATAGATACCGTTCTAAAAGAATGGGATCTTTATTGTGATCTACTTGACGAAAAACCCTTGATCCGGGAAATTCATCTGGGAGGAGGAACACCAACATTCTTTTCTTCGAAAAACCTTCGTAAACTAATTGACGGAATCTTCAAAAGAGCAGATAAATTCGAAGAATTTGAATTCAGCTACGAGGCGCATCCCAATCATACTTCAGAAGAACAATTAAGAACACTGTATGAACTTGGATCAAGAAGAAACAGTTTTGGCATTCAGGATTATGATCCTGTAGTTCAAAAAGCAATCAATCGGGTGCAAAGTTTTGAACAGATTGAAAGAATTCACAGATTATCACAAGAGGTTGGCTACACTTCTATCAGTCATGATCTGGTTTTTGGGCTCCCTTTTCAAACAGAGGACAGTATTCGAAACACCATAAAAAATACCATTGCCTTGAAACCTGACAGGATTGCATATTACAGTTATGCTCATGTGCCATGGATCAAAGGGGTTGGCCAACGCGGTTTTGACGAAAATGACCTACCGAAGGACAAAGAAAAAAGACATTTATATGAGCTTGGAAAACAACTCTTCTTTGATGCAGGTTATGTAGAAATAGGCATGGACCATTTTGCCCTGCCTACGGATTCCCTTCACAAGGCGATGACTTCACATAAATTGCATCGAAATTTTATGGGTTATACCGCAGGAAAAACTGAGCTGATGATAGGACTTGGCATGTCTTCAATTAGCGATTCCTGGTACGCTTTTGCCCAAAATGAAAAGTCAGTCGAGGCCTATACGGAACGAGTGAATCAGGGGCAGATACCTATTTTCAGAGGACATTTGCTCACTCCTGAGGACCTTATCATCAGAAAACATATCCTGAACCTCATGTGTAATCTTGAAACAGAATGGAATGTGGGTCTTGATGCTTCAATCAAGGATCAAATACTGGAAAGACTCTCTGAGATATTCGAAGATGGCCTGATAAAATTAGAAGGCAACAAGCTGATCGTAGAAGAAAAAGGAAGAATGTTTGTAAGAAACATATGTATGGCCTTTGACCTGCGCCTGATCAATAACAAACCTGATACGCGCATTTTTTCAATGACTATTTAA